In Quercus robur chromosome 10, dhQueRobu3.1, whole genome shotgun sequence, a genomic segment contains:
- the LOC126703337 gene encoding uncharacterized protein LOC126703337 isoform X3, with protein MGVGSVMFHDSHYVIHSGSAFGKGLFANHQSISSDRVQGLVVRCSTLDLKAEASRASEWRDEFNVIKCRDLMGLVFGLSGLFIDSFDAKGAGLPPEQKPRLCDDTCEKGLENVWYPS; from the exons ATGGGTGTGGGCTCAGTTATGTTTCATGATTCTCATTATGTCATTCATTCAg GTTCTGCTTTTGGCAAAGGTCTGTTTGCCAACCATCAAAGCATTTCCAGTGACAGGGTTCAAGGTCTAGTTGTGCGATGCTCAACTTTGGACCTTAAAGCTGAAGCTTCAAGGGCAAGTGAATGGAGAGATGAGTTCAATGTAATTAAGTGTAGGGATCTTATGGGATTGGTTTTTGGATTGTCAGGCCTCTTTATAGACTCATTTGATGCCAAGGGAGCTGGCTTGCCCCCAGAGCAGAAGCCAAGACTATGTGATGATACTTGTGAGAAAGGGCTTGAAAATGTATG GTACCCATCGTAA
- the LOC126703337 gene encoding peptidyl-prolyl cis-trans isomerase FKBP16-3, chloroplastic-like isoform X1 → MGVGSVMFHDSHYVIHSGSAFGKGLFANHQSISSDRVQGLVVRCSTLDLKAEASRASEWRDEFNVIKCRDLMGLVFGLSGLFIDSFDAKGAGLPPEQKPRLCDDTCEKGLENVWTCSLMKVPIVTTESGLQYKDIKVGEGPSPPVGFQMCKLAWLTN, encoded by the exons ATGGGTGTGGGCTCAGTTATGTTTCATGATTCTCATTATGTCATTCATTCAg GTTCTGCTTTTGGCAAAGGTCTGTTTGCCAACCATCAAAGCATTTCCAGTGACAGGGTTCAAGGTCTAGTTGTGCGATGCTCAACTTTGGACCTTAAAGCTGAAGCTTCAAGGGCAAGTGAATGGAGAGATGAGTTCAATGTAATTAAGTGTAGGGATCTTATGGGATTGGTTTTTGGATTGTCAGGCCTCTTTATAGACTCATTTGATGCCAAGGGAGCTGGCTTGCCCCCAGAGCAGAAGCCAAGACTATGTGATGATACTTGTGAGAAAGGGCTTGAAAATGTATG GACTTGCTCTTTAATGAAGGTACCCATCGTAACTACAGAGTCTGGTTTGCAATATAAGGATATTAAAGTTGGTGAAGGCCCTAGTCCACCAGTTGGATTTCAGATGTGCAAATTAGCCTGGCTCACAAATTAG
- the LOC126703337 gene encoding peptidyl-prolyl cis-trans isomerase FKBP16-3, chloroplastic-like isoform X2 gives MASLLLPLGSAFGKGLFANHQSISSDRVQGLVVRCSTLDLKAEASRASEWRDEFNVIKCRDLMGLVFGLSGLFIDSFDAKGAGLPPEQKPRLCDDTCEKGLENVWTCSLMKVPIVTTESGLQYKDIKVGEGPSPPVGFQMCKLAWLTN, from the exons ATGGCTTCTCTGCTTCTTCCACttg GTTCTGCTTTTGGCAAAGGTCTGTTTGCCAACCATCAAAGCATTTCCAGTGACAGGGTTCAAGGTCTAGTTGTGCGATGCTCAACTTTGGACCTTAAAGCTGAAGCTTCAAGGGCAAGTGAATGGAGAGATGAGTTCAATGTAATTAAGTGTAGGGATCTTATGGGATTGGTTTTTGGATTGTCAGGCCTCTTTATAGACTCATTTGATGCCAAGGGAGCTGGCTTGCCCCCAGAGCAGAAGCCAAGACTATGTGATGATACTTGTGAGAAAGGGCTTGAAAATGTATG GACTTGCTCTTTAATGAAGGTACCCATCGTAACTACAGAGTCTGGTTTGCAATATAAGGATATTAAAGTTGGTGAAGGCCCTAGTCCACCAGTTGGATTTCAGATGTGCAAATTAGCCTGGCTCACAAATTAG